In Methanothrix sp., a genomic segment contains:
- a CDS encoding YkgJ family cysteine cluster protein → MPRVIIKAIFDDIRFQCQRCGSCCHHKRPAEFEDLIPAEQLDDFWRRSNLIYLTERDVHNISKRTGRRPQEFVDTLYDYDGCYVKIEDEGRKVILDLPVLRSNEDTTCIFYREGCGIYQVRPVACRLFPFRVEEETLSNGDILLSVSYNPTCPGIGKGKRVDRKKLEGLVVEQFLERSGDISPHIQRLNASGRIASGAGVYRTLSGRGEKRPPLI, encoded by the coding sequence ATGCCCCGGGTTATAATAAAGGCCATCTTTGATGATATCCGTTTCCAGTGCCAAAGATGTGGCTCATGCTGCCATCATAAAAGGCCTGCCGAGTTTGAGGATCTCATTCCCGCTGAGCAGTTGGATGATTTTTGGAGGCGCTCAAACCTGATCTATCTCACAGAGAGGGATGTTCATAACATCAGCAAGAGGACAGGCAGAAGGCCGCAGGAGTTCGTGGATACCCTTTACGACTACGATGGTTGCTATGTGAAGATTGAAGATGAGGGCAGGAAGGTGATCTTAGACCTGCCGGTATTGAGGAGCAATGAGGATACCACCTGCATCTTCTATCGGGAGGGATGCGGCATATACCAGGTAAGGCCTGTCGCCTGCCGCCTCTTTCCCTTCCGAGTGGAGGAGGAGACGCTATCCAATGGGGATATCCTCTTAAGCGTCAGCTACAATCCCACCTGCCCTGGGATTGGAAAAGGGAAGAGGGTGGACAGAAAGAAGCTGGAGGGGCTGGTGGTAGAGCAGTTCCTGGAGAGGAGCGGGGATATCTCGCCCCATATCCAGAGGCTGAATGCCTCCGGAAGGATAGCCTCCGGGGCGGGGGTCTATAGAACCCTTTCCGGCAGAGGGGAGAAGAGGCCTCCTTTGATTTGA
- a CDS encoding methanogenesis marker 12 protein, translating to MFLGIDHGTTAIRFANEVGSCYEISRRVAARLPSQQILFRVAENLGSDQVDLVALSYSMGDGLTSIVRLEDAANRGLISQDGAGLHQGGGTQVFEAIRASGWPAVLLPGIHRASRIDPRFRVFSHGMSPEKVGLAYGVFRQGSSSFIVCDASSNTVSFAVLEGRIVAAIDAPIFAPGLLQGPLDVQAIRDVDGGKLTANQAFNWGGILSKMGRKGLDQCSPEERHLATESLALFAAMEISALLLLCRDLGQEDVQLFLAGSPAKEIEPRVSALLGKRVRPLKGSAAAQGCAWIAEDVFAGEKSILGIAVDERVQRGREC from the coding sequence ATGTTCTTAGGCATAGACCACGGGACCACGGCTATCAGGTTTGCCAACGAGGTTGGCTCCTGTTATGAGATCTCGCGCAGAGTGGCCGCTCGCCTCCCCTCCCAACAGATCCTCTTCCGGGTGGCAGAGAACCTGGGCTCCGACCAGGTGGATCTGGTTGCTCTCTCCTACTCCATGGGCGACGGCCTGACCAGCATTGTGAGGCTTGAGGATGCTGCCAACCGGGGATTGATAAGCCAGGATGGAGCGGGCCTGCACCAGGGAGGAGGGACTCAGGTATTCGAGGCCATCAGGGCCTCAGGCTGGCCGGCCGTGCTTCTTCCTGGAATTCATCGCGCAAGCAGGATAGATCCAAGATTCAGGGTTTTCAGCCACGGCATGAGCCCGGAGAAGGTGGGCCTGGCCTATGGGGTCTTCCGGCAGGGATCCTCCAGCTTCATAGTCTGCGATGCCAGCTCCAATACCGTCAGCTTTGCTGTGCTGGAGGGCCGGATAGTCGCCGCCATAGATGCACCCATATTCGCCCCCGGCCTCCTGCAGGGTCCTTTGGATGTACAGGCGATAAGGGATGTGGATGGGGGAAAGCTGACTGCAAACCAGGCCTTCAACTGGGGGGGCATCCTCTCCAAGATGGGCAGGAAAGGGCTGGATCAGTGCTCCCCTGAGGAGCGCCACCTGGCCACAGAGAGCCTCGCCCTCTTCGCCGCCATGGAGATCAGTGCCCTTCTGCTCCTCTGCCGCGATCTGGGCCAGGAGGACGTGCAGCTATTCCTGGCGGGAAGCCCGGCGAAGGAGATCGAACCGCGGGTATCCGCCCTCCTGGGCAAGAGGGTCAGACCTCTGAAGGGATCGGCAGCCGCTCAGGGCTGCGCCTGGATTGCTGAGGATGTATTCGCCGGGGAGAAGAGCATCCTGGGGATAGCTGTGGATGAGAGGGTCCAAAGGGGAAGGGAATGCTGA
- the cofD gene encoding 2-phospho-L-lactate transferase produces MLILSGGTGTPKLLRGLKEIITPEELSVVVNTAEDLWVSGNYISPDIDSVLYTLADMIDEKRWWGIKGDRTLTHDFLLMMGVDEKLTVGDKDRAVHIFRSNLLRRGVKLSLTTEAIADALGVMQRVVPMTDDIVSTVIGTRQGVMHFQDFWVSLRGMPEVESVIFTGLEEALPCPGFLDLLEREDTVIIGPSNPVTSIGPILALTGVRDRLERKRVVAISPFVGNKPVSGPAAKLMTACGVPANDEGVAALLGKIDLFVVDRKSDYCGDCVRMKTLMRTKNESLAVAKGLLDLIECS; encoded by the coding sequence ATGCTGATCTTAAGCGGCGGCACGGGAACCCCCAAGCTCTTGAGGGGCCTGAAGGAGATCATCACGCCAGAGGAGCTATCAGTTGTGGTGAACACCGCCGAGGATCTATGGGTCTCTGGGAACTATATATCGCCGGATATCGATTCCGTCCTTTATACCCTGGCGGATATGATCGATGAGAAGAGATGGTGGGGCATAAAAGGGGACAGGACTCTAACCCACGATTTCCTCCTCATGATGGGGGTGGATGAGAAGCTCACCGTGGGTGATAAGGATCGGGCAGTGCACATATTTCGATCCAATCTCCTCCGCCGGGGGGTCAAGCTCAGCCTCACCACAGAAGCGATAGCTGACGCCCTGGGAGTCATGCAGAGGGTGGTCCCCATGACTGATGATATCGTCTCCACAGTCATAGGCACCCGGCAGGGGGTGATGCATTTTCAGGACTTCTGGGTGAGCCTGAGGGGTATGCCGGAGGTGGAGTCTGTGATCTTCACCGGACTGGAGGAGGCCCTCCCCTGTCCCGGATTCCTCGACCTGCTGGAGAGAGAGGATACAGTTATCATCGGCCCCAGCAATCCCGTCACCAGCATCGGCCCGATCCTCGCCCTCACCGGGGTGAGGGATCGCCTTGAGAGGAAGAGGGTGGTGGCGATCAGCCCCTTTGTAGGAAATAAGCCGGTAAGCGGCCCGGCGGCAAAGCTCATGACTGCCTGTGGAGTCCCGGCCAATGATGAGGGGGTGGCAGCTCTTCTGGGAAAGATAGACCTCTTTGTGGTCGACAGGAAGAGCGACTACTGCGGGGATTGCGTGCGCATGAAAACCCTTATGAGGACAAAGAATGAGAGTCTGGCAGTGGCGAAAGGCTTGCTGGATCTGATCGAATGTTCTTAG
- a CDS encoding ZPR1 zinc finger domain-containing protein: protein MNLTTNANCPVCSAQMQFSWETQDIPYFGEAMLISGVCECGFRHSDTILLTQKEPARNTLAVQTLEDLNARVIRSSSGTIRVPELGVDIEPGYASDSYVSNVEGVLERIEEIVCFATSQARAADNQESTKRGEEILENIAAARKGEFPLTFIIEDPLGNSAIASEKAVVTPLTDEEVARLQTGITLLEV from the coding sequence TTGAATCTTACAACCAATGCCAACTGCCCGGTATGTTCTGCCCAGATGCAGTTCTCCTGGGAGACGCAGGATATACCTTATTTTGGAGAGGCCATGCTGATCTCCGGGGTCTGTGAGTGCGGATTCCGGCATAGCGATACCATTCTACTGACCCAGAAGGAGCCGGCGAGAAATACCCTGGCAGTACAGACCCTGGAGGATCTGAATGCCAGGGTGATCCGCTCCTCCAGCGGAACGATTCGGGTGCCAGAGCTGGGGGTGGACATAGAGCCTGGGTATGCCTCCGACTCATACGTCTCCAATGTGGAAGGGGTGCTGGAACGGATCGAGGAGATCGTCTGCTTTGCCACCTCCCAGGCGCGGGCGGCGGACAACCAGGAGAGCACTAAGAGGGGAGAGGAGATCCTGGAGAATATTGCAGCAGCCCGGAAGGGGGAGTTTCCCCTCACCTTCATCATCGAGGATCCCCTGGGGAACAGCGCCATAGCCTCGGAGAAGGCAGTCGTCACCCCTCTGACAGATGAGGAGGTCGCCCGCCTCCAGACCGGCATCACGCTCTTGGAAGTCTGA
- the sepF gene encoding cell division protein SepF, with the protein MDLGQFEEPRGSNEIMLRVAEMGRIEVLPEVKQEIYNGNIVLADIAGLKRDKAALDRAIGELKKAAEDVSGDIAGIGDDLIVLVPNGIKIDREKVVGGRD; encoded by the coding sequence GTGGATTTAGGCCAGTTCGAGGAGCCCAGGGGCTCAAATGAGATCATGCTGCGGGTGGCGGAGATGGGAAGGATTGAGGTTCTGCCTGAGGTCAAGCAGGAGATCTATAACGGAAATATCGTCCTGGCGGACATCGCCGGCCTGAAGAGGGATAAAGCCGCCCTGGACAGGGCAATCGGCGAGCTGAAAAAGGCGGCCGAGGATGTATCCGGGGATATCGCTGGCATCGGCGATGACCTGATAGTCCTGGTGCCAAACGGCATAAAGATAGACCGTGAGAAAGTGGTGGGAGGAAGAGATTGA
- the cofG gene encoding 7,8-didemethyl-8-hydroxy-5-deazariboflavin synthase subunit CofG: MRTITYSKNIFLPVTNLCRNRCQYCSFRRDLDEAQLIKRSRALHLMEEGREQGCSEALLTLGERPEEVEGFQMMLAEEGREDLLGYLIELCELAIENDLLPHTNAGLLSQEELACLQPYNASMGLMLESCARLDAHLDSPGKDPGLRLEHIACAGRLNIPFTTGILVGIGESRWDRIQSLQAIARLHAGFGHIQEVIVQPFDPKPKTAMGSFPRPQEEDLLWTVRMAREILPGEVAVQAPANLAEPLTLIEAGADDLGGISPVTRDEINPNSSWPREEDLEGRLLPYELKERLPVYPRFIERGWHGRRTRELTALLAGEDGLRRKSISSRACW; the protein is encoded by the coding sequence ATGAGAACTATAACTTACAGCAAAAATATTTTTTTGCCGGTCACCAACCTCTGCCGCAACCGCTGCCAATACTGCTCTTTTCGAAGGGATCTGGATGAGGCCCAGCTCATTAAAAGGTCTCGGGCTCTGCATCTAATGGAGGAGGGCAGGGAGCAGGGTTGCTCTGAGGCTCTGCTCACCCTGGGGGAGAGGCCAGAGGAGGTAGAGGGATTCCAGATGATGCTCGCTGAAGAGGGGAGGGAGGACCTCTTGGGCTATCTGATAGAATTGTGCGAGCTGGCGATAGAGAATGATCTTCTCCCCCATACCAATGCCGGGCTGCTATCTCAGGAGGAGCTGGCCTGCCTGCAGCCCTATAATGCCTCCATGGGGCTGATGCTGGAAAGCTGCGCCCGGCTCGATGCCCATCTCGACTCTCCCGGGAAAGATCCGGGGCTACGCCTTGAGCATATCGCCTGCGCAGGCAGGCTGAACATCCCATTCACCACCGGCATTCTGGTGGGCATAGGCGAGAGCAGATGGGACAGAATCCAGTCTCTTCAGGCTATAGCTCGCCTGCATGCCGGCTTTGGCCATATCCAGGAGGTCATAGTGCAGCCCTTCGACCCCAAGCCGAAGACAGCCATGGGATCATTTCCGCGCCCTCAAGAGGAGGATCTGCTCTGGACGGTGAGAATGGCCCGAGAGATCCTCCCAGGAGAGGTGGCAGTCCAGGCCCCAGCAAACCTGGCTGAGCCCTTGACCCTGATAGAGGCGGGAGCAGACGATCTGGGGGGGATCAGCCCTGTAACCCGGGATGAGATAAATCCAAATAGCTCCTGGCCGAGAGAGGAGGATCTGGAAGGGAGGCTGCTGCCCTATGAGCTGAAGGAGAGGCTGCCTGTATATCCCCGGTTCATAGAGAGGGGGTGGCATGGCCGCAGAACCCGGGAGCTGACTGCTCTCCTGGCCGGAGAGGACGGCCTGCGGCGAAAAAGTATATCTTCCAGAGCATGCTGGTGA
- a CDS encoding UPF0179 family protein, which yields MSEASTQITLIGTKLASIGMEFTFMGPTPECESCKLRNTCINLEPRRRYRVLGTRGELVHECPIHEAGVRAVEVAESPIIAAFDARKAFPGSKIVFEAMRCDNPECSMYDICHPTGLKDGERCTIVEVVGEAPEDCPRGHVLKLVEFRR from the coding sequence ATGTCCGAGGCATCTACCCAAATCACATTGATTGGAACAAAACTTGCCAGCATTGGCATGGAGTTCACCTTCATGGGCCCCACTCCGGAGTGCGAGTCCTGTAAGCTGAGGAATACCTGCATCAATCTGGAGCCGAGGAGGCGCTATAGGGTGTTGGGAACGCGCGGCGAACTGGTGCATGAGTGCCCCATTCATGAGGCAGGGGTCAGAGCAGTGGAGGTGGCAGAGAGCCCCATAATCGCGGCCTTCGATGCCAGAAAGGCCTTCCCCGGCTCAAAGATCGTCTTCGAGGCCATGAGATGCGATAACCCTGAATGCAGCATGTACGACATATGCCATCCCACCGGGCTGAAGGATGGTGAGAGGTGCACCATTGTCGAGGTGGTGGGGGAGGCGCCGGAGGACTGCCCGCGGGGGCATGTCCTGAAGCTGGTGGAGTTTCGCCGCTAG
- a CDS encoding F420-dependent methylenetetrahydromethanopterin dehydrogenase, producing the protein MFKIGFVKLGNIATSTAIDLSLDEIAERTDIEFKIISFGPKMTEKEGRAAEELKSWQPQMVVISSPNAATAGPTAAREMFRGTPTIVVSDGPSKKEAREALSAEGFGYIILPMDPLIGAKREFLDPAEMALFNSDALRVLAACGAIRLVQEELDVAVASIISGQAKLPAILATPEKCVERMHFSSPYARAKAIGALYIAQTVASIDAAACFRLKELEAIALTAAAGHEVMRAAARLADEAREMEKANDTVSRHPHARTGELMQKVGLLDKPEKV; encoded by the coding sequence ATGTTTAAGATCGGCTTTGTCAAGCTCGGCAACATAGCCACCTCTACGGCTATTGATCTGTCTCTGGATGAGATCGCAGAGAGAACGGACATAGAGTTCAAGATCATCAGCTTCGGCCCCAAGATGACAGAGAAGGAGGGACGGGCAGCAGAGGAGCTCAAGTCCTGGCAGCCTCAAATGGTGGTCATCAGCAGCCCAAATGCCGCTACTGCAGGCCCCACTGCAGCCCGGGAGATGTTCAGAGGAACTCCTACCATTGTCGTCTCTGACGGCCCGAGCAAAAAAGAGGCACGTGAGGCCCTATCTGCTGAGGGCTTCGGCTACATCATCCTTCCCATGGATCCTCTCATCGGGGCGAAGAGGGAGTTTCTCGATCCAGCGGAGATGGCCCTTTTCAACTCCGATGCCCTGCGCGTCCTTGCAGCCTGTGGAGCCATTCGTCTGGTGCAAGAGGAGCTGGACGTGGCTGTTGCCAGCATCATCTCCGGCCAGGCCAAGCTGCCGGCAATTCTGGCCACCCCTGAGAAATGTGTCGAACGGATGCACTTCTCCAGCCCCTATGCCCGGGCCAAAGCCATTGGCGCCCTTTATATAGCTCAGACGGTGGCCAGTATAGATGCCGCTGCCTGCTTCCGCTTAAAGGAGCTGGAGGCCATTGCCCTCACCGCCGCTGCTGGGCATGAGGTGATGCGGGCTGCAGCCCGCCTGGCCGATGAGGCCAGGGAGATGGAGAAGGCGAATGATACTGTATCTCGCCATCCCCATGCCCGGACGGGAGAGCTGATGCAGAAGGTGGGCCTCCTGGATAAGCCGGAGAAGGTCTAG
- a CDS encoding IS5 family transposase, protein MRNFTDFALRLGYERVKDLGDKLVDIGGRLNWEEFRPLLEAMYKNNTERGGRPYLDVIVMLKSLFIQQLYSLSDEQLEREIADRISFRVFLGTTEIVPDSTTIWKFRERLAETGTDQKIWAEMQRQLDAMKLKVHNGIMQDGTFITSDPGHAKADTPRGDEAKTRRSKDGAWAKKGTKSFFGYKLHDAMDEKFGLVRRIEVTAADVHDSQVDLAEKGEVRYADKAYFGAKTKGYDAAMKKATRGHPLSYKDEMRNKRISRKRSPVERFYAFIKCVCKAGHVTVTAIPRVRVKMVITGIVFNAYHLDSAKCKLQA, encoded by the coding sequence ATGAGAAACTTCACTGATTTTGCCCTTCGTCTGGGATACGAACGGGTCAAAGATCTTGGAGATAAGCTGGTCGATATTGGGGGTAGATTGAATTGGGAAGAGTTCAGACCGCTGCTTGAAGCTATGTACAAGAACAATACCGAACGCGGCGGCCGACCATATCTTGATGTGATCGTTATGCTCAAGTCACTTTTCATTCAACAGCTTTACAGCCTATCCGATGAGCAGCTTGAACGGGAAATTGCCGATCGCATCTCGTTTAGAGTGTTTCTTGGCACAACGGAGATTGTTCCAGATTCCACAACAATATGGAAGTTCAGAGAACGCCTTGCTGAGACCGGTACAGACCAGAAAATATGGGCTGAGATGCAAAGACAACTTGATGCTATGAAACTCAAGGTGCATAATGGAATCATGCAGGATGGCACTTTCATAACATCGGATCCTGGCCATGCTAAAGCAGATACTCCTCGTGGCGATGAAGCCAAGACCAGACGAAGTAAAGATGGAGCGTGGGCAAAGAAAGGAACCAAATCCTTCTTCGGCTACAAGCTGCATGATGCCATGGACGAAAAATTTGGTTTGGTTAGAAGGATCGAGGTCACAGCTGCCGATGTCCATGATAGTCAAGTAGATTTAGCAGAAAAAGGCGAAGTTCGATATGCTGATAAAGCATATTTCGGAGCCAAGACAAAGGGATATGATGCAGCAATGAAAAAGGCAACGAGGGGCCATCCTTTGAGTTACAAAGATGAAATGCGCAACAAACGGATCTCCAGAAAAAGATCGCCTGTCGAGAGGTTCTATGCTTTCATCAAGTGTGTCTGCAAGGCAGGGCATGTCACTGTTACTGCGATTCCAAGGGTTAGGGTCAAGATGGTAATCACAGGTATCGTTTTCAATGCTTATCATTTGGATTCGGCCAAATGCAAATTGCAGGCATAG